Genomic DNA from Hordeum vulgare subsp. vulgare chromosome 2H, MorexV3_pseudomolecules_assembly, whole genome shotgun sequence:
GACGTACTGCGTGCCGGACACAAGTACGGCGTGCCGGGCCGGGCCCATCTCATGTCGGGCCGGCGTGCTATCGGGCTGGTCCGATTGACACAGCCCGTTTGACCAGGTTTCCTCGTAATGGGTCGAACTCGTTTTTTGTTCTTTCCCTTCTCTTGTTTTTCTGAAGCTGATGTATTTCCATTCTTCATAATGGATAGGAGCAAGTCGAgtttaaaaaataaatataaataaactGATATACCATGTTTTAAGTTGGACAAATAACCAACAAAGTACATGACACGAAAATGGAAATGCTTTCCACATAAATCGGATACATATattctgttttgttgttatctgccAAATTCATGATTTTAAACCGTAATTTCGTTGAATATACATAAGAAAGATACACACACAACCTAATATGTAATAAAAATGGTTCATCGAAACAGGATTAGCATAACCCCTAGGCGCCACATCCCTCATGATCAGCCGTTGCTCGTGAGCGTCAAGCGGCGGGATGCTCTGCTCATTCCTGAAGTAGTCGTCGGGATCTATCTGGCGTTTGGCCATGGCGAGCCTCCTGAAGTTGTCCTTGTAGTACTTCTCGCCCCAGACCTTGCCGGCCTCGTAGCTGGTGACGTTGCCGACGACCACGTTCGCGCCGAGGTCAAGGTCCCTGTAGTTCACGTACGCCTCCCTCGGGTTCTTGCTCACGTGGGGCTCCATGAACGCGTAGACGCCCCTGATCCACGCCGTCTGCGCCGCGCCGTCGCCGGCGGCCGTCCAGAAGTTCATGTATTGGATGTTGTAGAGCACGCCGGCGCGGTGCGGGAACGGCGTGGCCGCCTCGGGCACGCGGGCCATGTTCCCTCCGTAGGGGTCCAGGATCATTAGGCCGGCGTCCGGCCTCGCGAACCAGGTCGCGAAGATCTCCTCCCACACGTCCCTGGCGATGGCATGCCGGACGTAGTCGGACGTGGCCTTGCTGGAGGTGGCGTCCACGGGGTCGGTCcggttcaagatgtcttccacggTGGCGCCGATGCCGAGGTAGATGTAGGGCACCGACTGGAGCCAGGTCATCTCCTTGCAGTGCGTCCTGTTCATGCCGAACTCCGGGAAGCGGCGGCGCATCACCGGAAGGAGCGCGTCGCAGGTGCCTAGGTATAGGGCTTGGAATTTGGCCACCTGTCGTTGGACGAGCACCCTCACGAACAAGTCGTCGGGGAGAGCGGGCGCGACCTCTTGCCACTTGGTGAGCATGTCCACG
This window encodes:
- the LOC123425397 gene encoding berberine bridge enzyme-like Cyn d 4 — protein: MPRSSMAPSRIMALLAMLLVSRLFFCSQASSHGFLECVTTSVPGQLLFTRSSPSFASVLASSVRNRRFLTQSTVRPLCVVTATSASHVQAAVVCGRRHGVRLRVRSGGHDYEGLSFRSACPETFAVIDLAGLRAVRVSLGSPLEGAGAPATAWVDSGATLGELYYGIGKASDRLAFPAGLCPTVGVGGHLSGGGFGMLLRKHGLAADHVVDATMVDAEGRILDGDAMGRDVFWAIRGGGGGGSFGIVLSWRVMLVAVPPKVTAFTVHKSVEQGAVDMLTKWQEVAPALPDDLFVRVLVQRQVAKFQALYLGTCDALLPVMRRRFPEFGMNRTHCKEMTWLQSVPYIYLGIGATVEDILNRTDPVDATSSKATSDYVRHAIARDVWEEIFATWFARPDAGLMILDPYGGNMARVPEAATPFPHRAGVLYNIQYMNFWTAAGDGAAQTAWIRGVYAFMEPHVSKNPREAYVNYRDLDLGANVVVGNVTSYEAGKVWGEKYYKDNFRRLAMAKRQIDPDDYFRNEQSIPPLDAHEQRLIMRDVAPREWKYISFRKTREGKEQKTSSTHYEETWSNGLCQSDQPDSTPARHEMGPARHAVLVSGTQYVSDRVWV